In one Acidobacteriota bacterium genomic region, the following are encoded:
- the leuD gene encoding 3-isopropylmalate dehydratase small subunit (catalyzes the isomerization between 2-isopropylmalate and 3-isopropylmalate in leucine biosynthesis), protein MNSRALLSGRARVFGDHVDTDVIIPARHCATLDVAELGRHAMEGLDPEFSSRVGRGDVVVAGRNFGCGSSRETAPLALLGAGVGAVVAVSFARIFFRNALNVGLPIFECPDGVAACAEGDLLEIDPSAGTLTHSGTGRIFRLPPYPQELIRIVDAGGLVPYVRRRLGLD, encoded by the coding sequence ATGAATTCCCGAGCGCTCCTCAGCGGACGGGCCCGGGTATTCGGCGACCACGTGGACACGGACGTCATCATCCCGGCACGCCACTGCGCCACACTGGACGTCGCCGAACTCGGACGCCACGCCATGGAAGGGCTCGATCCAGAGTTCTCCTCTCGCGTCGGGCGGGGAGACGTGGTCGTCGCCGGGCGCAATTTCGGTTGCGGCAGCAGCCGGGAGACCGCCCCCCTGGCCCTCCTGGGCGCGGGGGTGGGCGCCGTCGTGGCGGTCTCCTTCGCGAGAATTTTCTTCAGAAACGCCCTGAACGTGGGTCTGCCGATCTTCGAGTGCCCCGATGGTGTCGCCGCATGCGCCGAGGGGGACCTCCTGGAAATCGACCCTTCGGCCGGCACGCTGACCCATTCCGGCACGGGGCGGATCTTCCGCCTCCCGCCGTACCCCCAAGAGCTGATCCGGATCGTGGACGCCGGGGGCCTCGTGCCCTACGTGCGCCGCCGTCTGGGTCTGGATTGA
- a CDS encoding 3-isopropylmalate dehydratase large subunit: MRALTLSEALLARAAGRRDASPGDLLTCRIDKCLATDITAPLSIEVFRKMGARRVARPESLILVNDHFVPAKDIASANFARAMREFAQEQKVGQYFEVGRSGICHALVAERGLVSPGEIFVGADSHTCTAGALGAFATGVGSTDLAAVWALGELWFRVPETVRVVLDGALRPPVTSKDVILKVLSEIGVDGGRYMAIEFAGDGLASLPMEARLTLCNMAVEAGAKAGLVPPDAVTARWVAEKGGTLDLALSPDSGARYAQTLTVELSKLEPLVAVPFLPSLVRPARELRGTVVDQVFIGSCTNGYLPDLRDAARILKGRKVADGVRLIVTPATQDVYLAAAREGILSDLVEAGAAVTTPTCGACLGGHMGVLGSGETALATTNRNFRGRMGDTSSRVYLANPLVAAATAVAGTISLPEDLP; the protein is encoded by the coding sequence GTGAGGGCCCTCACGCTCTCCGAAGCTCTCCTGGCCCGGGCCGCCGGCCGCCGGGATGCAAGCCCGGGGGACCTTCTGACCTGCCGGATCGACAAGTGCCTCGCCACGGACATCACGGCGCCCCTGTCCATCGAGGTCTTCCGCAAGATGGGCGCCCGGCGGGTCGCCCGTCCCGAGTCCCTGATTCTCGTGAACGACCACTTCGTGCCGGCCAAGGACATCGCGTCCGCGAACTTCGCCCGCGCCATGCGGGAATTCGCCCAGGAGCAGAAGGTCGGGCAGTATTTCGAGGTGGGCCGATCGGGGATCTGCCATGCCCTCGTGGCGGAGCGGGGACTCGTCTCCCCCGGGGAGATCTTCGTGGGCGCCGACTCCCACACCTGCACGGCGGGAGCCCTGGGCGCTTTCGCCACCGGCGTCGGAAGCACCGACCTGGCGGCCGTATGGGCCCTCGGAGAGTTGTGGTTTCGCGTTCCCGAGACGGTCCGCGTGGTGCTCGATGGCGCGCTCCGCCCACCCGTGACGAGCAAGGACGTGATCCTAAAGGTCCTTTCGGAGATCGGCGTGGACGGGGGGCGCTACATGGCCATCGAGTTCGCGGGCGACGGCCTCGCCTCCCTGCCCATGGAAGCCCGGCTCACGCTGTGCAACATGGCCGTGGAGGCCGGCGCGAAGGCAGGTTTGGTCCCACCCGATGCGGTGACCGCGCGATGGGTCGCCGAAAAAGGGGGCACACTGGATCTCGCCCTGTCGCCGGACTCCGGCGCCCGGTACGCGCAGACCCTTACCGTGGAACTCTCGAAGCTTGAGCCGCTGGTGGCGGTCCCTTTCCTCCCGAGCCTGGTCCGACCTGCCCGCGAACTTCGCGGGACGGTCGTGGATCAGGTCTTCATCGGCTCCTGCACCAACGGCTATCTCCCCGACCTGCGGGACGCCGCCCGCATCTTGAAGGGCCGAAAAGTGGCCGACGGCGTTCGCCTCATCGTCACCCCCGCCACCCAGGACGTATACCTCGCGGCCGCCCGGGAGGGAATCCTCTCCGACCTGGTGGAGGCCGGAGCGGCCGTCACGACGCCCACCTGCGGGGCGTGCCTCGGAGGTCACATGGGCGTATTGGGTTCGGGAGAGACGGCCCTGGCCACGACCAACCGGAACTTCAGGGGCCGGATGGGCGACACGAGTTCCCGCGTCTACCTCGCGAACCCGCTGGTGGCCGCCGCCACCGCCGTGGCGGGAACCATCAGCCTCCCCGAGGACCTTCCATGA
- a CDS encoding isocitrate/isopropylmalate family dehydrogenase, whose product MPRIALLPGDGIGPEVTAEVVKVLEALRSRGIPLEWEVFGSSADTYLTTGSALPEDVFQRLSAYDAIFAGAFGDPRIPDSAHAREILLGLRFRLDLYVNLRPVRLLCEEHTPLRNRGLGDVEFLILRENTEGPYVGAGGGFKTGTPDEVATDISLATRRGVERILRFAFAAAASKPRRRLAMADKHNALRHTSGLWFRLFKALKEEYPEVDARHYFADNLACQMVLDPTQFEVIVTDNLFGDLLSDLGAALAGGLGLAPSANLNPETGKALFEPVHGSAPDLAGRESANPSAALLSAALMLDHLRCADWGSRLREAVRACLRAGRTTRDLGGVLSTSAAGDAVVRELLYGADSP is encoded by the coding sequence ATGCCCCGCATCGCCCTGTTGCCCGGGGACGGAATCGGCCCCGAGGTCACGGCGGAAGTGGTCAAGGTCCTGGAGGCCCTCCGATCCCGGGGGATCCCCCTGGAATGGGAGGTCTTCGGGAGTTCGGCGGACACCTACCTGACCACCGGCTCGGCGCTCCCCGAGGACGTGTTCCAGCGTCTTTCCGCGTACGACGCCATCTTCGCGGGGGCCTTCGGGGACCCGCGGATACCCGATTCGGCGCACGCCCGCGAGATCCTGCTCGGCCTTAGGTTCCGCCTGGACCTCTACGTGAACCTGCGCCCCGTTCGACTGCTCTGCGAGGAGCACACGCCGCTGCGAAACCGCGGCCTTGGGGACGTGGAATTCCTCATCCTCCGCGAGAATACGGAGGGGCCTTACGTGGGCGCCGGGGGCGGATTCAAGACGGGCACCCCGGACGAAGTGGCCACGGACATCAGCCTGGCGACCCGACGGGGCGTGGAGCGCATCCTCCGCTTCGCCTTCGCCGCCGCCGCCTCGAAGCCCCGCCGGAGGCTGGCCATGGCCGACAAGCACAATGCGCTCCGGCATACCTCAGGCCTGTGGTTCCGGCTGTTCAAGGCCCTGAAAGAGGAGTACCCGGAGGTGGACGCGCGGCACTACTTCGCGGACAACCTCGCCTGCCAGATGGTCCTCGATCCAACGCAGTTCGAAGTCATCGTCACGGACAACCTCTTCGGCGACCTCTTGTCGGACCTGGGGGCCGCCCTGGCCGGAGGCCTGGGCCTCGCCCCCTCGGCCAATCTCAATCCGGAAACGGGAAAGGCCCTGTTCGAGCCCGTCCACGGCTCCGCGCCGGACCTGGCCGGACGGGAGTCGGCCAATCCTTCGGCGGCCCTCCTCTCCGCCGCCCTCATGCTGGATCACCTGCGGTGCGCCGACTGGGGGTCCCGGCTTCGGGAAGCCGTCCGAGCCTGCCTTCGCGCGGGGCGGACCACCCGAGACCTCGGCGGTGTGCTGTCCACCTCCGCCGCCGGCGACGCCGTCGTCCGGGAGCTTCTCTACGGAGCGGATTCCCCGTGA
- the lepB gene encoding signal peptidase I: MAPKDGAKVGVAEADVLPKGTLRDYWETICVVLIFVLFARTWVFQNSNIPSGSMKNTLLVGDRLIVNSFLYGPSTFDWERKILPMRDIRRGDIVVFKFPGNPQVPFIKRVVAMPGDVIQLVNHKVFLNGKMLVEGYTLLPEPYRGTYESVPEIPEGTEVPELPDFLKTPEAFRVDYLPDRVQVSLKGKDGLDALDRGNFGPYRIPEGHLFMMGDNRMNSEDSRYWGALDARMVLGRAWVVWWSFKEGDYDYLRNSPGDVARRFLDKIVHFFGKTRWDRIFMRPR; the protein is encoded by the coding sequence ATGGCACCAAAGGATGGAGCCAAGGTCGGCGTGGCCGAGGCGGACGTTTTGCCCAAGGGCACCCTCCGGGACTACTGGGAGACCATCTGCGTGGTCTTGATCTTCGTCCTCTTCGCGAGGACGTGGGTATTCCAGAACAGCAACATCCCATCCGGGTCCATGAAGAACACCTTGCTCGTGGGGGACCGCCTGATCGTGAATTCCTTCCTCTACGGTCCCTCCACCTTCGACTGGGAGCGCAAGATCCTCCCCATGAGGGACATCCGCAGGGGGGACATCGTTGTGTTCAAGTTCCCCGGAAATCCCCAGGTCCCGTTCATCAAGCGCGTGGTGGCCATGCCGGGGGACGTGATCCAGCTCGTGAACCACAAGGTCTTCCTGAACGGAAAGATGCTTGTGGAGGGGTACACCCTCTTGCCCGAACCCTACCGCGGAACCTACGAGTCCGTGCCGGAGATCCCGGAGGGGACCGAGGTCCCGGAACTCCCCGACTTCCTGAAGACTCCGGAGGCATTCCGGGTGGACTACCTCCCGGACCGGGTGCAGGTGAGCCTCAAGGGCAAGGACGGGCTCGACGCTCTTGACCGGGGTAATTTCGGGCCTTATCGTATCCCCGAAGGCCACCTTTTCATGATGGGAGACAACCGGATGAACAGCGAGGACAGCCGGTATTGGGGCGCCCTCGACGCCCGAATGGTCCTCGGCAGGGCATGGGTTGTCTGGTGGTCCTTCAAGGAAGGCGACTACGACTACCTCCGGAACTCGCCTGGAGACGTGGCCCGGCGGTTCCTCGACAAGATCGTCCACTTCTTCGGAAAAACCCGTTGGGACCGCATCTTCATGCGGCCGCGGTAA
- a CDS encoding YdcH family protein — protein MQLSQQVREYLAKNDEEFRRLYEKHQEYEQELEALAKKGFLSPEEEVRVAEVKKKKLTMKDQMLLIAKRHEKSLKQLPA, from the coding sequence ATGCAGTTGAGTCAGCAGGTTCGAGAATACCTTGCCAAGAACGACGAGGAGTTTCGCCGGCTCTACGAGAAGCACCAGGAATACGAACAGGAGTTGGAGGCTCTCGCGAAGAAAGGGTTCTTGAGCCCTGAAGAAGAGGTCCGCGTGGCGGAGGTCAAAAAGAAAAAGCTGACCATGAAGGACCAGATGCTGCTGATCGCCAAGAGGCACGAGAAGAGTCTGAAGCAACTTCCGGCGTGA
- a CDS encoding helix-turn-helix domain-containing protein produces MNRLPFGDPFVENKDLNGHLREIVDLLIRLGITLKETQGEIERLYIERTLATCDGNRSKAAKKLGMHRNTLNSKIDQFGANGGARP; encoded by the coding sequence GTGAATCGGCTTCCCTTCGGGGACCCCTTCGTTGAGAACAAGGATCTGAACGGCCACCTTCGTGAGATCGTGGACCTTCTCATCCGCCTCGGAATCACGCTGAAGGAAACCCAAGGCGAAATCGAGCGCCTCTACATTGAACGGACCCTGGCCACATGCGACGGAAACCGCAGCAAGGCCGCGAAAAAGCTGGGGATGCACCGAAACACCCTGAATTCGAAGATCGACCAGTTCGGGGCGAACGGGGGCGCGCGCCCGTGA